A region of the Paracoccaceae bacterium genome:
TTCGAAAAGCGCGGTGCCGAGCGATTGCTCAAGTTCCTTGATCTGCATCGACAGGGCGGGCTGCGAGATCGCGCAGGTTTCGGCGGCGCGGCCGAAATGGCCGTGGCGGGCAACGGATTCAAAGTAGCGCAACTGTTTCAGTGTCGGGCTTCTCATCAGTATTAGTTATCGCATCAATCAGGAGATTCAACTTAAACTAATCGTGCGAGTTTGCTAGACCATCCTCCATGGCGACGGGATGCCGAGCCGCTGCGGACGCCGCCCTGCGTGGCGCCCGCCGGGCATCGCGGCCGTTGCGACCCCGGGTATCGAACCAGCCACGATCGGAGCAAGACATGGACGGAAATGACGCGGGCAAGTGCCCGGTGATGCACGGCACGGCAAAGCAGGCGACGTTTGCGGCGCGGTCCAACCGCGATTGGTGGCCGAACCAGCTCAACCTGCGAATCCTGCACCAGAATTCGTCCCTGTCCGACCCCATGGGGCAGGCGTTCAGCTATCCGGAGGCGTTCGCGAAGCTGGACTATCAGGCGCTGAAGCGTGACCTGCACGCGCTGATGACCGACAGTCAGGACTGGTGGCCCGCCGACTGGGGCCACTATGGCCCGCTGTTCATCCGGATGGCATGGCATTCGGCCGGCACCTACCGCACGGGCGACGGGCGGGGGGGCGCTTCGTCGGGCACGCAGCGCTTTGCACCGCTGAACAGCTGGCCGGACAACGCGAACCTCGACAAGGCGCGGCGCCTGCTTTGGCCGATCAAGCAGAAGTACGGCAACGCAATTTCCTGGGCCGACCTGATGATCCTGACCGGGAACGTCGCGCTGGAATCCATGGGGTTCAAGACCTTCGGCTTCGGCGGCGGCCGCGCCGACGTGTGGGAGCCCGAGGAGGACATCTACTGGGGCGCCGAGGACACCTGGCTGGGCGATGCCCGCTACAAGGGCGAGCGGGAACTGGAAAACCCGCTGGCCGCGGTGCAGATGGGCCTGATCTACGTCAATCCCGAAGGTCCCAACGGCAAACCCGATCCGGTCGCGTCGGGCCGCGACATCCGCGAGACCTTTGCGCGCATGGCGATGGACGACGAGGAAACCGTGGCGCTGGCGGCCGGGGGGCACACCTTCGGCAAGTGCCATGGCGCCGGGGACGCGGCGCTTGTGGGGCGGGAGCCGGAAGGTGCCGGGATCACGGCGCAGGGCCTTGGCTGGCTGTCGAGCTATGGCAGCGGCAAGGCGGGCGACGCCATCACCAGCGGGATCGAGGGCGCCTGGACGCCGAATCCGATCCGCTGGGACATGGGCTATTTCGACATGCTGCTGGGCCATGACTGGGAACTGGTGAAGAGCCCCGCCGGCGCGTGGCAGTGGCTGGCGAAGGACGTGGCGCCCGAGCACATGGTGCCGGACGCGCATGATCCCTCGAAGATGCATCGTCCGATGATGACGACGGCCGACATGGCGATGAAGATGGACCCGATCTATGGCCCCATCTCGAAGCGGTTCCACGAGAACCCCGACCAGTT
Encoded here:
- the katG gene encoding catalase/peroxidase HPI, translated to MDGNDAGKCPVMHGTAKQATFAARSNRDWWPNQLNLRILHQNSSLSDPMGQAFSYPEAFAKLDYQALKRDLHALMTDSQDWWPADWGHYGPLFIRMAWHSAGTYRTGDGRGGASSGTQRFAPLNSWPDNANLDKARRLLWPIKQKYGNAISWADLMILTGNVALESMGFKTFGFGGGRADVWEPEEDIYWGAEDTWLGDARYKGERELENPLAAVQMGLIYVNPEGPNGKPDPVASGRDIRETFARMAMDDEETVALAAGGHTFGKCHGAGDAALVGREPEGAGITAQGLGWLSSYGSGKAGDAITSGIEGAWTPNPIRWDMGYFDMLLGHDWELVKSPAGAWQWLAKDVAPEHMVPDAHDPSKMHRPMMTTADMAMKMDPIYGPISKRFHENPDQFADAFARAWFKLTHRDMGPKVRYLGPEVPAEDLIWQDPVPAVDHPLVDAIDVAALKVMILDSGLSVADLVSVAWASASTFRGSDKRGGANGARIRLAPQKDWAVNEPDRLARVLAVLEGIKARFDAAQAGGKKISLADLIVLGGAAAVEAAAKAAGHAVTVPFAPGRTDATQAQTDVESFAALEPEADGFRNWQRAEFAVTAEEMLVDRAQLLTLTAPEMTVLVGGLRVLGANAGGAKHGVFTSREGVLTNDFFVNLLDMRTVWSAVSEAETLFEGRDRATGTVKWTGTRVDLVFGSNSQLRALAEVYGQADNGGKFVRDFVAAWTKVMNADRFDLA